The following proteins come from a genomic window of Salvia hispanica cultivar TCC Black 2014 chromosome 4, UniMelb_Shisp_WGS_1.0, whole genome shotgun sequence:
- the LOC125218634 gene encoding transcription factor TGA9-like isoform X2, translating into MSFQQHTTRGSSKSGEGSTDSGSAVNTLSNTPESPTDHRQPPPRQMDSAGGIDSPRISGSHSHPAAAKAKPAQEKKRGPGSNSDEVLDAKTLRRLAQNREAARKSRLRKKAYVQQLESSRIRLAQMEQDLQRARSQGLFLGGGGAASGSINSGAAAKSDVFHLITGMWTTPAERCFLWMGGFRPSDLIKMLIPQLGPLTEQQFMGICSLQHSSQQAEEALSQGLEQLQQSLVDTIANGSVNDNMQHMAMALGKLANLEGFVRQADNLRQQTLHQLHRLLTIRQAARCFLVIGDYYGRLRALSSLWASRPRESMIAAADDNSCQTTTDLQMVHSSQNHFSIF; encoded by the exons ATGAGTTTCCAGCAGCATACCACAAGA GGAAGCTCAAAATCAGGAGAAGGGAGTACTGATTCAGGGTCAGCTGTAAATACACTTTCCAACACCCCCGAGTCTCCTACCGACCACCGTCAGCCACCGCCGCGGCAGATGGACTCTGCCGGTGGGATTGACAGCCCAAGGATAAGTGGCTCCCACTCCCATCCAGCTGCTGCTAAAGCTAAACCAGCCCAAGAAAAG aAAAGAGGGCCTGGTTCTAACTCAGACGAAGTGCTTGATGCTAAG ACATTGAGACGTTTAGCCCAAAATAGGGAAGCAGCTAGGAAGAGCAGACTTAGAAAAAAG GCCTATGTACAGCAGTTAGAATCAAGCAGGATCAGGCTTGCTCAGATGGAACAAGACCTCCAGAGGGCAAGGTCACAG GGACTTTTCTTAGGAGGAGGTGGGGCTGCAAGTGGGAGTATTAACTCTG GTGCCGCTGCCAAATCTGACGTATTCCACCTTATCACTGGAATGTGGACTACACCGGCCGAGAGGTGTTTCCTTTGGATGGGCGGTTTCCGGCCATCCGACCTCATCAAG ATGTTAATACCGCAATTAGGCCCTTTAACAGAACAGCAATTCATGGGGATTTGCAGCCTCCAGCATTCCTCACAGCAAGCAGAGGAGGCACTTTCACAAGGGTTGGAACAATTGCAGCAATCCTTAGTTGATACCATAGCTAATGGCTCTGTTAATGACAACATGCAACATATGGCCATGGCGTTAGGCAAGCTAGCCAATCTTGAAGGCTTTGTTCGGCAG GCAGATAATCTAAGGCAACAGACCCTTCATCAGCTGCACCGTTTGCTGACAATCCGGCAAGCTGCACGATGCTTCTTGGTGATAGGAGATTACTATGGCCGGCTACGAGCTCTGAGCTCCCTGTGGGCTTCAAGACCAAGAGA GAGTATGATTGCTGCTGCAGATGATAATTCTTGCCAAACGACGACGGATTTGCAGATGGTGCATTCTTCTCAAAATCACTTCTCAATCTTCTGA
- the LOC125218634 gene encoding transcription factor TGA9-like isoform X1 — MSFQQHTTRGSSKSGEGSTDSGSAVNTLSNTPESPTDHRQPPPRQMDSAGGIDSPRISGSHSHPAAAKAKPAQEKKRGPGSNSDEVLDAKTLRRLAQNREAARKSRLRKKAYVQQLESSRIRLAQMEQDLQRARSQGLFLGGGGAASGSINSGGAIFDMEYSRWLDNDHRHMCELRTAFQAHLSDGDLRVIVEGYIAHYDEVFLLKGAAAKSDVFHLITGMWTTPAERCFLWMGGFRPSDLIKMLIPQLGPLTEQQFMGICSLQHSSQQAEEALSQGLEQLQQSLVDTIANGSVNDNMQHMAMALGKLANLEGFVRQADNLRQQTLHQLHRLLTIRQAARCFLVIGDYYGRLRALSSLWASRPRESMIAAADDNSCQTTTDLQMVHSSQNHFSIF; from the exons ATGAGTTTCCAGCAGCATACCACAAGA GGAAGCTCAAAATCAGGAGAAGGGAGTACTGATTCAGGGTCAGCTGTAAATACACTTTCCAACACCCCCGAGTCTCCTACCGACCACCGTCAGCCACCGCCGCGGCAGATGGACTCTGCCGGTGGGATTGACAGCCCAAGGATAAGTGGCTCCCACTCCCATCCAGCTGCTGCTAAAGCTAAACCAGCCCAAGAAAAG aAAAGAGGGCCTGGTTCTAACTCAGACGAAGTGCTTGATGCTAAG ACATTGAGACGTTTAGCCCAAAATAGGGAAGCAGCTAGGAAGAGCAGACTTAGAAAAAAG GCCTATGTACAGCAGTTAGAATCAAGCAGGATCAGGCTTGCTCAGATGGAACAAGACCTCCAGAGGGCAAGGTCACAG GGACTTTTCTTAGGAGGAGGTGGGGCTGCAAGTGGGAGTATTAACTCTG GTGGGGCAATATTTGATATGGAATATTCAAGATGGCTAGATAATGATCATAGGCACATGTGTGAACTCCGGACTGCATTTCAAGCTCACTTATCCGACGGTGATTTGAGGGTTATAGTTGAGGGATACATTGCTCATTATGACGAGGTCTTTCTCCTAAAAGGTGCCGCTGCCAAATCTGACGTATTCCACCTTATCACTGGAATGTGGACTACACCGGCCGAGAGGTGTTTCCTTTGGATGGGCGGTTTCCGGCCATCCGACCTCATCAAG ATGTTAATACCGCAATTAGGCCCTTTAACAGAACAGCAATTCATGGGGATTTGCAGCCTCCAGCATTCCTCACAGCAAGCAGAGGAGGCACTTTCACAAGGGTTGGAACAATTGCAGCAATCCTTAGTTGATACCATAGCTAATGGCTCTGTTAATGACAACATGCAACATATGGCCATGGCGTTAGGCAAGCTAGCCAATCTTGAAGGCTTTGTTCGGCAG GCAGATAATCTAAGGCAACAGACCCTTCATCAGCTGCACCGTTTGCTGACAATCCGGCAAGCTGCACGATGCTTCTTGGTGATAGGAGATTACTATGGCCGGCTACGAGCTCTGAGCTCCCTGTGGGCTTCAAGACCAAGAGA GAGTATGATTGCTGCTGCAGATGATAATTCTTGCCAAACGACGACGGATTTGCAGATGGTGCATTCTTCTCAAAATCACTTCTCAATCTTCTGA
- the LOC125218634 gene encoding transcription factor TGA9-like isoform X3 yields MQKRGPGSNSDEVLDAKTLRRLAQNREAARKSRLRKKAYVQQLESSRIRLAQMEQDLQRARSQGLFLGGGGAASGSINSGGAIFDMEYSRWLDNDHRHMCELRTAFQAHLSDGDLRVIVEGYIAHYDEVFLLKGAAAKSDVFHLITGMWTTPAERCFLWMGGFRPSDLIKMLIPQLGPLTEQQFMGICSLQHSSQQAEEALSQGLEQLQQSLVDTIANGSVNDNMQHMAMALGKLANLEGFVRQADNLRQQTLHQLHRLLTIRQAARCFLVIGDYYGRLRALSSLWASRPRESMIAAADDNSCQTTTDLQMVHSSQNHFSIF; encoded by the exons atgcagaAAAGAGGGCCTGGTTCTAACTCAGACGAAGTGCTTGATGCTAAG ACATTGAGACGTTTAGCCCAAAATAGGGAAGCAGCTAGGAAGAGCAGACTTAGAAAAAAG GCCTATGTACAGCAGTTAGAATCAAGCAGGATCAGGCTTGCTCAGATGGAACAAGACCTCCAGAGGGCAAGGTCACAG GGACTTTTCTTAGGAGGAGGTGGGGCTGCAAGTGGGAGTATTAACTCTG GTGGGGCAATATTTGATATGGAATATTCAAGATGGCTAGATAATGATCATAGGCACATGTGTGAACTCCGGACTGCATTTCAAGCTCACTTATCCGACGGTGATTTGAGGGTTATAGTTGAGGGATACATTGCTCATTATGACGAGGTCTTTCTCCTAAAAGGTGCCGCTGCCAAATCTGACGTATTCCACCTTATCACTGGAATGTGGACTACACCGGCCGAGAGGTGTTTCCTTTGGATGGGCGGTTTCCGGCCATCCGACCTCATCAAG ATGTTAATACCGCAATTAGGCCCTTTAACAGAACAGCAATTCATGGGGATTTGCAGCCTCCAGCATTCCTCACAGCAAGCAGAGGAGGCACTTTCACAAGGGTTGGAACAATTGCAGCAATCCTTAGTTGATACCATAGCTAATGGCTCTGTTAATGACAACATGCAACATATGGCCATGGCGTTAGGCAAGCTAGCCAATCTTGAAGGCTTTGTTCGGCAG GCAGATAATCTAAGGCAACAGACCCTTCATCAGCTGCACCGTTTGCTGACAATCCGGCAAGCTGCACGATGCTTCTTGGTGATAGGAGATTACTATGGCCGGCTACGAGCTCTGAGCTCCCTGTGGGCTTCAAGACCAAGAGA GAGTATGATTGCTGCTGCAGATGATAATTCTTGCCAAACGACGACGGATTTGCAGATGGTGCATTCTTCTCAAAATCACTTCTCAATCTTCTGA
- the LOC125185375 gene encoding uncharacterized protein LOC125185375: MVFKKVVILMMGCLGMSKQPTLPAPPAETAESSSTDVQICGSKRIRLSDGRFLAYTERGVPMNKSNHRVIVVHGFGSSKEMNFMASQDLLEELKICLLLFDRAGYGESDPNPKRSLKSEASDIEELADKLQLGSKFFVLGVSLGCYPIWGCLKRTPNRLAGVALVVPYINYKWPSLPSDLTRDDYRMGLSRWAVFVASHAPRLLYWWLTQKLFPSSTVLDRNPAFFSRKDLEVLKITPGYQLLNQSKIRDRAVFDSLRRDFVVAFGKWDFDPLELCNPYPQKESTVHIWQGYEDKVVPFQLQRHVSGKLPWIRYHEVPDGGHLLVYDSDVCEAILRSLVLGEDPPQMYKPQC; this comes from the exons ATGGTTTTCAAGAAAGTGGTAATTTTGATGATGGGTTGTTTGGGGATGTCGAAGCAGCCCACGCTGCCTGCTCCTCCAGCTGAAACTGCTGAATCTTCATCCACTGATGTTCAAATTTGTGGCTCAAAAAGAATCAGGCTCAGTGATGGCAGATTCTTGGCTTACACAGAGAGAGGAGTCCCCATGAATAAGTCCAATCACAGAGTTATTGTTGTTCATGGATTTGGTAGCTCTAAAGAAATGAATTTCATGGCTTCTCAG GATTTACTTGAGGAGTTGAAGATATGTCTTCTGTTGTTCGACCGGGCTGGATATGGAGAAAGTGATCCCAATCCAAAGAGATCATTAAAGAGTGAAGCATCTGACATTGAAGAACTAGCTGATAAGTTGCAGCTGGGATCAAAGTTCTTCGTGCTTGGGGTGTCGTTGGGGTGCTACCCCATCTGGGGTTGCCTTAAACGAACACCAAACAG GCTAGCAGGTGTTGCATTAGTAGTTCCTTACATAAACTACAAATGGCCATCCCTTCCTAGTGACCTAACAAGAGATGACTATCGCATGGGCCTTTCTCGGTGGGCTGTTTTCGTTGCAAGCCATGCTCCAAGATTGTTGTATTGGTGGTTGACACAGAAATTGTTCCCTTCGTCGACTGTTCTTGATAGGAACCCTGCATTCTTCAGTCGAAAGGACTTAGAAGTGTTGAAGATCACACCAGGGTACCAATTGCTAAATCAG AGCAAGATAAGGGACCGAGCTGTGTTTGACTCCCTACGCCGTGACTTTGTGGTTGCCTTTGGCAAGTGGGACTTTGACCCGTTGGAGCTGTGCAATCCGTACCCTCAAAAGGAAAGCACGGTGCATATATGGCAAGGGTACGAAGACAAGGTGGTGCCTTTTCAGCTGCAGAGGCACGTATCGGGAAAACTGCCTTGGATTCGTTATCATGAAGTCCCGGATGGAGGGCATCTGCTGGTTTATGATTCTGATGTGTGTGAAGCCATTTTGAGGTCTCTTGTCCTTGGAGAAGATCCTCCTCAAATGTACAAACCTCAATGCTAG
- the LOC125222153 gene encoding protein ADP-ribosyltransferase PARP3 isoform X2 encodes MKVHETRSHAYSSGNEEKVATRKQKAEAKASEGESEHSPKKAKTDPEERTKDVKKEKIGNEGSAKEVKKEKTKTEKGEENGSERSTEEIIAEFEKFCKETSEHLSIKQMREILEANGQDAGESDDAVVPKCQDVLFYGPLDDCPVCGGTLKISDRNFKCSGVYTEWSTCTFTTKDPPRRNEPTKLPDSVKDSHVAELLKKHQDPKSRPRPVLPTEKPLKGMMICLAGRLTRTHQYWKSKIEKAGGKVANSVMGVSCLVVSPAERERGGSSKLTEAMEKGIPVVREAWLRDSIEKEEPQPLGSYDIASDISVGGKGIPLYQQDPSEEALETITSELKVYGKRGVHKDTKLQDVGGQILEKDGILYNCAFTLSDKGAGLNEYCIMQLITVPEGQLYMYYKKGRIGNLDGVDEKLEERGNVDGAIQEFAKLFEGVTGNKFEPWEREKKIQKRLMKLFPIDMDDGVEVRHGGLGLRQLGTAALHCKLEPKVAKFMKVLCSQEIYRYAMMEMGLDFPELPLGMVTEMHLKRCEDTLHEFAEILRTNIETGPKRDALWANFSQRVFTLLPSTRPYVFRDFTDIADHAAAAVETIRDINVASRLIGDMSGSTLDDPLFERYKKLGCSISPIEKDSDDYKMVANYLEKTYEPIKVGEISYGVSIEDVFAVEVSAGPSFDEIKKLPNKVLLWCGTRSSNLLRHLEKSFLPSVCFLPVAGYMFGRAIVCSDAAAEAARYGFTAVDRPEGFLVLAVASLGEQVTELEGAPKDAAELEEKKHGVIGRGRKKTDESEHTVWNDVKVPCGKLVPSEHKDSPLEYNEYAVYDPQQVSIRFLVAVKFEEQDVQYDAASP; translated from the exons ATGAAG GTTCATGAGACTAGATCACACGCTTATTCCTCTGGAAATGAGGAAAAGGTGGCCACTAGGAAGCAAAAGGCTGAGGCCAAAGCAAGTGAAGGAGAATCTGAGCATTCACCAAAGAAGGCCAAAACAGACCCCGAGGAGAGAACCAAGGACgtgaagaaggaaaaaattggGAATGAGGGAAGCGCCAAGGAAGTGAAGAAGGAAAAAACGAAGACCGAAAAGGGCGAGGAAAATGGGAGTGAGAGGTCGACTGAGGAGATCATAGCAGAGTTTGAGAAGTTCTGTAAGGAAACGAGCGAGCATCTATCAATCAAGCAGATGCGGGAGATTCTTGAGGCAAATGGCCAAGATGCGGGTGAATCGGATGATGCTGTAGTTCCTAAATG TCAAGATGTCCTATTTTATGGGCCGTTAGACGATTGTCCTGTTTGTGGTGGCACTTTGAAGATCTCCGACCGGAACTTTAAATGCTCAGGTGTATATACTGAGTGGTCTACCTGCACTTTTACAACTAAAGATCCTCCCAGAAGGAATGAGCCGACTAAACTGCCGGACTCTGTCAAGGATTCCCATGTTGCTGAA TTGCTGAAAAAGCACCAAGATCCTAAATCTCGCCCTCGCCCAGTTTTACCTACTGAAAAACCTTTGAAGGGAATGATGATTTGTCTGGCAGGCCGTTTGACACGTACACAT CAATATTGGAAGTCAAAGATTGAGAAGGCTGGAGGGAAAGTTGCCAACTCAGTGATGG GGGTGTCTTGCCTCGTCGTGTCTCCAGCTGAGCGGGAACGTGGTGGCTCTTCCAAGTTGACTGAAGCAAT GGAAAAGGGAATACCAGTAGTACGTGAAGCTTGGTTAAGAGACAGTATTGAAAAGGAGGAGCCACAACCTCTTGGATCCTATGACATCGCTAGCGATATTTCTGTAGGTGGAAAAGGCATACCCTTGTATCAGCAAGATCCTTCTGAGGAGGCTCTTGAAACCATTACATCTGAG CTTAAGGTATATGGAAAGAGAGGCGTGCATAAGGACACAAAATTGCAAGATGTTGGTGGGCAAATTTTAGAGAAGGATGGAATCTTGTACAATTGCGCCTTTACCCTTTCGGATAAAGGGGCAGGCTTAAACGA GTATTGCATTATGCAACTGATTACGGTACCTGAGGGTCAGCTTTACATGTACTACAAGAAGGGCAGGATAGGTAATCTAGATGGAGTGGACGAGAAGTTGGAGGAGCGGGGTAATGTTGATGGTGCAATCCAAGAGTTTGCCAAACTATTTGAAGGGGTGACTGGTAACAAGTTCGAACcatgggagagagagaagaagatacAAAAGAGACTTATGAAGTTATTCCCCATTGACATG GACGATGGAGTTGAGGTGAGACATGGGGGTCTGGGATTGAGACAACTTGGCACGGCCGCACTGCACTGCAAACTGGAGCCAAAGGTTGCAAAGTTCATGAAGGTCCTGTGTAGTCAAGAGATTTACAG GTATGCTATGATGGAAATGGGGTTGGATTTTCCGGAGTTGCCTCTGGGAATGGTTACTGAGATGCACTTGAAAAGAT GTGAGGATACTCTACATGAATTTGCAGAGATTTTAAGGACGAACATAGAGACGGGGCCGAAAAGGGATGCCTTATGGGCCAATTTTAGCCAGCGAGTCTTCACTCTTCTGCCTAGCACCAGACCCTATGTTTTCCGGGATTTCACAGACATAGCTGACCAT GCAGCAGCTGCAGTGGAAACGATCAGAGATATAAATGTGGCTTCACGACTCATAGGCGATATGTCTGGTTCTACACTAGATGATCCTCTGTTTGAACGTTATAAAAAGTTGGGATGCTCTATTTCTCCGATTGAAAAGGACAGTGATGACTACAAGATGGTAGCCAATTATTTGGAGAAAACCTACGAGCCTATTAAAGTTGGGGAAATT AGTTACGGAGTATCAATCGAGGATGTCTTTGCAGTTGAAGTGAGCGCTGGCCCCTCCTTCGATGAAATCAAGAAGCTACCAAATAAAGTCTTGCTATGGTGTG GTACCCGAAGTTCCAATCTGTTGCGGCATTTGGAGAAGAGTTTCTTACCTTCGGTGTGTTTTCTGCCTGTTGCTGGATACATG TTTGGGAGGGCGATAGTCTGCTCAGATGCCGCAGCAGAAGCGGCCAGGTATGGTTTCACGGCAGTCGATAGGCCAGAGGGATTTCTTGTGTTGGCAGTTGCATCTTTAGGCGAACAAGTTACAGAGCTAGAAGGTGCTCCAAAG GATGCGGCAGAACTAGAAGAGAAGAAACACGGGGTGATTGGGCGAGGGAGGAAGAAGACAGATGAGTCGGAGCATACTGTGTGGAATGATGTGAAGGTGCCCTGCGGTAAGCTAGTCCCTTCGGAGCACAAGGACAGCCCTCTGGAGTACAACGAGTATGCTGTCTATGACCCACAACAG GTGAGTATAAGGTTCTTGGTGGCTGTGAAGTTTGAGGAGCAGGACGTCCAGTATGATGCTGCTTCGCCCTGA
- the LOC125222153 gene encoding protein ADP-ribosyltransferase PARP3 isoform X1, giving the protein MKVHETRSHAYSSGNEEKVATRKQKAEAKASEGESEHSPKKAKTDPEERTKDVKKEKIGNEGSAKEVKKEKTKTEKGEENGSERSTEEIIAEFEKFCKETSEHLSIKQMREILEANGQDAGESDDAVVPKCQDVLFYGPLDDCPVCGGTLKISDRNFKCSGVYTEWSTCTFTTKDPPRRNEPTKLPDSVKDSHVAELLKKHQDPKSRPRPVLPTEKPLKGMMICLAGRLTRTHQYWKSKIEKAGGKVANSVMGVSCLVVSPAERERGGSSKLTEAIICTYDFREKGIPVVREAWLRDSIEKEEPQPLGSYDIASDISVGGKGIPLYQQDPSEEALETITSELKVYGKRGVHKDTKLQDVGGQILEKDGILYNCAFTLSDKGAGLNEYCIMQLITVPEGQLYMYYKKGRIGNLDGVDEKLEERGNVDGAIQEFAKLFEGVTGNKFEPWEREKKIQKRLMKLFPIDMDDGVEVRHGGLGLRQLGTAALHCKLEPKVAKFMKVLCSQEIYRYAMMEMGLDFPELPLGMVTEMHLKRCEDTLHEFAEILRTNIETGPKRDALWANFSQRVFTLLPSTRPYVFRDFTDIADHAAAAVETIRDINVASRLIGDMSGSTLDDPLFERYKKLGCSISPIEKDSDDYKMVANYLEKTYEPIKVGEISYGVSIEDVFAVEVSAGPSFDEIKKLPNKVLLWCGTRSSNLLRHLEKSFLPSVCFLPVAGYMFGRAIVCSDAAAEAARYGFTAVDRPEGFLVLAVASLGEQVTELEGAPKDAAELEEKKHGVIGRGRKKTDESEHTVWNDVKVPCGKLVPSEHKDSPLEYNEYAVYDPQQVSIRFLVAVKFEEQDVQYDAASP; this is encoded by the exons ATGAAG GTTCATGAGACTAGATCACACGCTTATTCCTCTGGAAATGAGGAAAAGGTGGCCACTAGGAAGCAAAAGGCTGAGGCCAAAGCAAGTGAAGGAGAATCTGAGCATTCACCAAAGAAGGCCAAAACAGACCCCGAGGAGAGAACCAAGGACgtgaagaaggaaaaaattggGAATGAGGGAAGCGCCAAGGAAGTGAAGAAGGAAAAAACGAAGACCGAAAAGGGCGAGGAAAATGGGAGTGAGAGGTCGACTGAGGAGATCATAGCAGAGTTTGAGAAGTTCTGTAAGGAAACGAGCGAGCATCTATCAATCAAGCAGATGCGGGAGATTCTTGAGGCAAATGGCCAAGATGCGGGTGAATCGGATGATGCTGTAGTTCCTAAATG TCAAGATGTCCTATTTTATGGGCCGTTAGACGATTGTCCTGTTTGTGGTGGCACTTTGAAGATCTCCGACCGGAACTTTAAATGCTCAGGTGTATATACTGAGTGGTCTACCTGCACTTTTACAACTAAAGATCCTCCCAGAAGGAATGAGCCGACTAAACTGCCGGACTCTGTCAAGGATTCCCATGTTGCTGAA TTGCTGAAAAAGCACCAAGATCCTAAATCTCGCCCTCGCCCAGTTTTACCTACTGAAAAACCTTTGAAGGGAATGATGATTTGTCTGGCAGGCCGTTTGACACGTACACAT CAATATTGGAAGTCAAAGATTGAGAAGGCTGGAGGGAAAGTTGCCAACTCAGTGATGG GGGTGTCTTGCCTCGTCGTGTCTCCAGCTGAGCGGGAACGTGGTGGCTCTTCCAAGTTGACTGAAGCAAT TATTTGTACATATGATTTCAGGGAAAAGGGAATACCAGTAGTACGTGAAGCTTGGTTAAGAGACAGTATTGAAAAGGAGGAGCCACAACCTCTTGGATCCTATGACATCGCTAGCGATATTTCTGTAGGTGGAAAAGGCATACCCTTGTATCAGCAAGATCCTTCTGAGGAGGCTCTTGAAACCATTACATCTGAG CTTAAGGTATATGGAAAGAGAGGCGTGCATAAGGACACAAAATTGCAAGATGTTGGTGGGCAAATTTTAGAGAAGGATGGAATCTTGTACAATTGCGCCTTTACCCTTTCGGATAAAGGGGCAGGCTTAAACGA GTATTGCATTATGCAACTGATTACGGTACCTGAGGGTCAGCTTTACATGTACTACAAGAAGGGCAGGATAGGTAATCTAGATGGAGTGGACGAGAAGTTGGAGGAGCGGGGTAATGTTGATGGTGCAATCCAAGAGTTTGCCAAACTATTTGAAGGGGTGACTGGTAACAAGTTCGAACcatgggagagagagaagaagatacAAAAGAGACTTATGAAGTTATTCCCCATTGACATG GACGATGGAGTTGAGGTGAGACATGGGGGTCTGGGATTGAGACAACTTGGCACGGCCGCACTGCACTGCAAACTGGAGCCAAAGGTTGCAAAGTTCATGAAGGTCCTGTGTAGTCAAGAGATTTACAG GTATGCTATGATGGAAATGGGGTTGGATTTTCCGGAGTTGCCTCTGGGAATGGTTACTGAGATGCACTTGAAAAGAT GTGAGGATACTCTACATGAATTTGCAGAGATTTTAAGGACGAACATAGAGACGGGGCCGAAAAGGGATGCCTTATGGGCCAATTTTAGCCAGCGAGTCTTCACTCTTCTGCCTAGCACCAGACCCTATGTTTTCCGGGATTTCACAGACATAGCTGACCAT GCAGCAGCTGCAGTGGAAACGATCAGAGATATAAATGTGGCTTCACGACTCATAGGCGATATGTCTGGTTCTACACTAGATGATCCTCTGTTTGAACGTTATAAAAAGTTGGGATGCTCTATTTCTCCGATTGAAAAGGACAGTGATGACTACAAGATGGTAGCCAATTATTTGGAGAAAACCTACGAGCCTATTAAAGTTGGGGAAATT AGTTACGGAGTATCAATCGAGGATGTCTTTGCAGTTGAAGTGAGCGCTGGCCCCTCCTTCGATGAAATCAAGAAGCTACCAAATAAAGTCTTGCTATGGTGTG GTACCCGAAGTTCCAATCTGTTGCGGCATTTGGAGAAGAGTTTCTTACCTTCGGTGTGTTTTCTGCCTGTTGCTGGATACATG TTTGGGAGGGCGATAGTCTGCTCAGATGCCGCAGCAGAAGCGGCCAGGTATGGTTTCACGGCAGTCGATAGGCCAGAGGGATTTCTTGTGTTGGCAGTTGCATCTTTAGGCGAACAAGTTACAGAGCTAGAAGGTGCTCCAAAG GATGCGGCAGAACTAGAAGAGAAGAAACACGGGGTGATTGGGCGAGGGAGGAAGAAGACAGATGAGTCGGAGCATACTGTGTGGAATGATGTGAAGGTGCCCTGCGGTAAGCTAGTCCCTTCGGAGCACAAGGACAGCCCTCTGGAGTACAACGAGTATGCTGTCTATGACCCACAACAG GTGAGTATAAGGTTCTTGGTGGCTGTGAAGTTTGAGGAGCAGGACGTCCAGTATGATGCTGCTTCGCCCTGA
- the LOC125218720 gene encoding uncharacterized protein LOC125218720, translating into MGKHGKKQTANHRRGKKSSYLLQDNEEGEINEYPLNPPSALSDSDPESQEEEDEEEDIQENDEGSEISAEIDSGLPSKFSLYQQSVQSPKGDISYLQKFFLMYVGGRAPLHLQEDFCGTALLSIEWLHGDARRTAVGLDLDVEALDWCLENNVNRIGPDIRSRISLFHGNVLQPLESKLVNFSPDEILQKMTLEDNEGESVDGTTSSCLEESAKAVQDAKSLNDVQLPPRDIVCAFNYSCCCLHSRKELILYFKHALNTLSRKGGIFVMDLYGGTSSEGVLRLQRRFPNFTYVWEQAEFDIIQRKTRISLHYNLHKQKRKIRHAFSYSWRLWSLPEVKDCLQEAGFSSVHFWIRSMPDSGQIRRTDGFSAGRDIKYEEATSFQQQDSWNAYVVAVA; encoded by the exons ATGGGAAAACACGGGAAGAAGCAAACCGCCAATCACCGCCGAGGGAAAAAATCATCCTACCTTCTCCAAGACAATGAAGAGGGAGAGATTAATGAGTACCCGTTAAACCCTCCTTCCGCTCTCTCCGATTCCGACCCAGAATCgcaggaagaagaagacgaagaagaggATATTCAAGAAAACGATGAGGGTTCTGAGATAAGTGCCGAAATCGACAGTGGGCTGCCCTCaaaattctctctttatcaACAGTCCGTGCAG TCGCCAAAAGGGGATATAAGCTATCTTCAGAAGTTCTTTTTGATGTATGTGGGTGGGAGGGCGCCCCTCCATTTACAAGAAGACTTTTGTGGCACTGCTCTTTTGAG CATAGAATGGCTTCATGGTGATGCTAGAAGAACTGCTGTAGGCTTAGATTTAGACGTCGAGGCACTGGACTGGTGTCTGGAGAacaatgtcaacagaattggGCCTGATATTCGCTCCAGAATATCCCTGTTTCACGGAAATGTCTTGCAACCTCTCGAATCAAAATTGGTTAACTTTAGCCCTGATGAGATTTTGCAGAAAATGACTTTGGAAGATAATGAAGGTGAGTCAGTGGACGGCACAACTAGTTCTTGTCTAGAGGAGAGCGCTAAGGCCGTCCAAGATGCCAAGTCCTTAAACGATGTTCAATTGCCTCCCAGGGACATAGTGTGTGCTTTTAACTACAGTTGCTGCTGCCTGCACAGTCGTAAAGAGCTGATTTTGTACTTCAAGCATGCACTCAATACCCTCAGCCGGAAAGGTGGTATATTTGTCATGGATTTATACGGAGGCACATCTTCAGAGGGTGTGCTACGGCTTCAGAGGAGATTTCCAAATTTTACT TATGTCTGGGAGCAAGCGGAATTCGACATAATTCAAAGGAAAACGAGAATCAGTCTACATTACAACCTCCACAAGCAGAAAAGGAAGATTCGACATGCATTTAGCTACAGCTGGAGACT ATGGTCGTTGCCAGAAGTGAAAGATTGCTTGCAAGAGGCCGGATTCAGCTCAGTTCACTTTTGGATACGTAGTATGCCTGACAGCGGACAAATTAGGCGCACGGATGGGTTCTCAGCCGGACGAGATATAAAGTACGAAGAGGCTACGAGCTTCCAGCAACAGGATTCTTGGAACGCTTATGTCGTCGCTGTTGCATAG